From a region of the Rhinolophus sinicus isolate RSC01 linkage group LG04, ASM3656204v1, whole genome shotgun sequence genome:
- the LOC141571200 gene encoding uncharacterized protein LOC141571200 codes for MSPTAPLLSALPKTLMQRKSLDSFHRPFKKRT; via the coding sequence ATGTCACCTACGGCCCCCCTACTCTCAGCCCTGCCAAAAACtttaatgcaaaggaaaagtctGGACTCGTTTCACAGGCCTTTTAAAAAGCGGACTTAA